The following are encoded in a window of Peromyscus leucopus breed LL Stock chromosome X, UCI_PerLeu_2.1, whole genome shotgun sequence genomic DNA:
- the Cpxcr1 gene encoding CPX chromosomal region candidate gene 1 protein, with product MSSTDQGSDTAENALKNAEIEQPNACEIEKELPLADANIISQVENNESGRELNSSISQEDMYTQATENSHSEEEKTQNDPPNEDLTEDTLLLQIPIPRKLAFPRLRLFNILYLSIPQPQIHENKPLSDKTMFYPGRMEMRISDYFPNSTCDKIVHSYSLQWRFPFIHFDEINRMINRLLCRRNFSPPEHCLHNTWVKHKYAAILSDPNFLNNVERNIVFGRPLRVYYYHTLIERLTQRKTSKSYQNNNGNHPSVRSRFYLPQFPTQNIVHRKYFKNNWRTCHKLKLVIITYKNNWKYLCPICGCTFDNFQDFKHHFCNFSGN from the coding sequence ATGTCTTCTACTGACCAAGGAAGTGATACAGCTGAAAATGCTCTCAAAAATGCTGAAATTGAACAACCAAATGCCTGTGAGATAGAGAAAGAACTTCCACTTGCTGATGCCAACATAATTTCTCAGGTGGAAAACAATGAATCAGGCAGGGAGCTAAACTCATCAATCTCCCAAGAAGATATGTATACCCAAGCAACAGAAAATAGCCATTCTGAAGAAGAGAAGACTCAAAATGATCCACCAAATGAAGACTTAACAGAAGACACTCTTCTACTACAGATACCTATCCCAAGAAAGCTGGCATTTCCTAGGTTAAGATTGTTTAACATTCTCTATCTCTCAATCCCACAAccacaaattcatgaaaacaaGCCCTTATCTGATAAAACAATGTTCTATCCAGGAAGGATGGAGATGAGAATAAGTGATTATTTTCCTAATTCCACATGTGACAAAATAGTACATTCTTATTCCCTGCAATGGCGCTTCCCGTTTATTCATTTTGATGAGATAAATAGGATGATCAATCGCCTATTGTGCAGGAGAAATTTCTCACCACCTGAACATTGTCTACATAACACATGGGTAAAACATAAATATGCAGCCATTCTTTCTGACCCAAATTTTCTCAACAACGTTGAAAGAAATATTGTCTTTGGAAGGCCTTTGAGAGTGTATTACTACCACACACTTATTGAAAGATTGACTCAAAGAAAAACTAGTAAGTCCTATCAAAACAACAATGGAAACCACCCTTCTGTGAGGTCAAGATTCTACCTGCCACAGTTCCCAACCCAGAACATTGtccatagaaaatattttaaaaataattggagAACTTGTCACAAACTGAAACTAGTAATCATAACCTACAAGAATAATTGGAAATATCTTTGTCCCATCTGTGGGTGTACTTTCGACAACTTTCAAGATTTTAAACATCATTTCTGTAACTTTTCTGGAAATTAA